GCCCAAGGTTACGTGACCGCCAAAGACCGGCTCTGGCAAATGGAGTTCCAAACGCATGCCGCCGCGGGGCGGCTCTCCGAGATCATCAGCAATCCGACCACGCTCGGAATGGACCGCGCCAAGCGCCGCACCGGCATGCTCTACGCCGCCGAACGCTCCGTGAAAGCCATGGAGGCCGACCCGGTCGCCAAACTCATGGTCGACGCCTATGCCGAAGGCGTCAATGCCTGGATCAACAGCCTTTGCTACGAAAACCTGCCGATGGAATACAAGCTGCTCGATTATCGTCCCGAACCATGGACCACGCTCAAATCGGGTTTGCTCCTGAAACTCATGGCATGGGACCTGACGGGCCGCTCGGAGGACTTCCTCGTGACCAATGCCGTCGCCGTCTTGGGAGATTCCGCCTATGCAGCCTTGTATCCGGATTTGGCGCCTTTGACTTCGCCGATCGTACCCAAAGGAACGGCCTGGAACATCGACACCGTGAAGGTGCAGGCACCTGAAACCTTCTCCCCTGCGAGCCGCGCACCCGAACTCATGTACCCGCAACCCGATGCCATGAATGGCAGCAACAACTGGGTTGTCGCACCTTCGAAGACAGCAAATGGCCACCCCATTGTCTGCAACGACCCGCACCTTGGGCTGCGTCTACCTTCTATATGGTATGAAATCCAGTTGTCGACCCCCGAGCATAGCGTCTACGGGGTCAGCCTTCCGGGCTCGCCGGCCGTGATCATCGGGTTCAACCAAAATATCTGCTGGGGCGTCACGAATGCGAGCCGCGACGTGCTTGACTGGTATGAAATCGAATTCCAAGACGCCAGTCGGAAGACCTACAAATTTGACAATCAATGGCTGCCGACCACGCAGCGGCTGGAAGTCATCCACCGTCGGGGCGACGCAGACTACATCGATACCGTCCTGTACACGCAGCACGGCCCTGTTGTATATGACCACAGTTACTCGGATCCCGACAGCGCCGGACCCTTGAATGTGGCCATGCGCTGGGCAGGTCACGATTCGACCAACGAAATCATGACCTTCTACCGCCTCAACCGCGCAAAAAACCATACCGAATACCGCCAAGCGCTGAGCACCTATGCTTGCCCGGGCCAAAATTTTGTCTTCGCAGGAAAAAATGGCGACATCGCGATCACGCAGCAAGGTCGCTTCCCGGTAAAATGGACCGGCCAAGGCCAAGTCGTCATGGATGGCAGCGAAAAACTTCATCTCTGGCAAGCCTACATTCCTTTTGAGCAAAATCCGCACGCCTTGAATCCCGAACGGGGCTTCCTCTTCAGCTCCAACCAACATGCCACAGACGCGGCTTATCCTTATCATCTCTATGGCAGCTACGACTACACTCGCAATTTGCGCATCAGTTCGGCGTTGGAGGGCATGAAAGGCATCAAAGTGGAGGACATGATGAAGCTGCAAAACGACAACTACAACGAATTGGCAGCGATCGGACTCCCGAAATTGCTGGGAAGTCTGGAGGTTACGAAGTTGAGCCCGAGTGCCAAAAAGGGGAAGGAATTGTTGGAGAAGTGGAATTTCATGAACGACTATCAGCTCGAGGCGCCCTCGGTCTTCCAAGCTTGGGGCACACGCCTGTACACGATGATCTGGGAGGATGACTTGCAGAAAATCGGCCGCAAATCAGAGGCGCCCGAAATGTTCAATACCCTGCATTGGTTGCTGGATTCGGCGGGTTTGGCGCAGGTGGATGACAGCCGCACCGCCGAAATCGAATCCTTGACCGCCCTGGCTACCAAGGCTTTGAACGAGGCGATGTTGGAGCTGGATTCCTTCGTCGAAAAGGAGCAGGTACCCTATACTTGGCAAAACTTCAACAATGTGCATCTGAAGCACTTGACCACGCAGGCGGCTTTGGGCTATACGCGGATTCCGGTGGGAGGAAATGCCGGCATTGTGAATGCCAACCGCAAAAACAACGGTGCCTCTTGGCGGATGGTGGTCGAAATGGGCAGCGAACCGGTGGGATACGGCGTATTTCCTGGCGGACAATCGGGCAATCCGGGTAGTCCTTATTATGCGCGCAGCATGAACGACTGGGCTGCAGGCCGCTACCACAAGCTGCTGTTTTTGAAGACAGCCGACCAAACCGAAGCTGCCGTTACATTCACCCAAACCCTTCAACCGAAATAATCATGCGTCTCCTTTATCCAATCGCTTTTGTGATCCTCGTGGGCCTGTTACTCGCCCAATTTTTGCCTTGGTGGAGCATCGCGCTTGCGGGCGCGGGCGCGGGCTACCTTTGGGACGGTCATCGTGGTCGTAGTTTCCTCTTCGGTTTTCTCGGCGGATTCGTGCTTTGGACGGTAGCTGCCATTCTGATTACCTATTCCACAGGGAGCGATCTCGGCGACAGGTTTGCCAAAATGATGCAGTTGCCAGCAAATGGGACGCTTTTAGCGGTCGTCTCAGGTGTCATCGCTGGATTGGTGGCTGGATTTGCAGCTTTTACCGGGGATTCGATCCGCCGGATTTCGAGGCCGAAAAAGGCGCGGTAATTTGTCCACTTACGTTTGGAACGTCAAAATTGCTGGCGTACATTGGTGACGGTCAAATGCTTGAATGCCCATGAAGCGCTACACCATCTCCTTCCTCATTTTTTGCGCATGGTTTTATGTGTTTAAGATGACGCCGGTGCGGTACTCGTCAAGTGAGATAACTTGTGGTACCGTCAATTCCCCGGAAAGACGGACTTATATCCTTGCCTCGGAAGACGCCCGAAAAGGGATCATCGCCTTCGAAGCCAACTGCGCCCGCTGTCACAACAGCCAACTGGAGAAAAAAGGAACAGGTCCCGCATTGTATGGTATGTCACAGCGAATCCCAGGAGGCGATTGGTTGTATCGTTGGATAAGAAACCCATCGAAGATGATCACCGACGGTGATCCCTATGCCGTGAAAATCTGGAATGAAAACGGGAAGGCTGCCATGGATCACTTTCCCAACCTAGCTGATTCGACAATCGACGCGATTGTCGCATGGATCGACGGCTATTAAGCGGAACAATCCAAAGGATTTTCCGCATCTTTGCGCCGCATTTGACAAGAAAAGATGGTTGCTGAATCCAATAGCAAGAATTACTGGCGCATTCCGTTTTACGTGGCGCTGTTCCTTTGTTTCGCCTTGGCGGCGTTTTTCAATCAGTATGGCATCTTTCCTGCCGCGAATCCCATTCCGCGGATTTTGGCTGCGATCGCATTCTGTGGCACCATCGGTCTGCTTGCCGACTATGCCTTCCGGATCAAAAACACTTGGTTTTGGCTGATTCCAGCCTTGGCTGCCACCGAATTTTTTGGCGACTTGGTCTACAAAGCCGGTTGGTGGGACATCGCCAAGGGCATCTATACCGTCTCGACCTTGCTTTGGCCTGTGTACGGCATCCTGTTCATTTTCAAGGGAACGCAGTTGATGCGATCAGACAAGGCCTTGGCTGTGAAGTTGATCGTGCTGGGATTGTTGACCGCAGCGGTTTTGGGCTGGGAATACGTGACTTATTTTCCTGAGGAATTCAACAAAAGCCACTGGGCTTGGCGTTCCTTGTACTTGGCAATCTTTGGATGGCTCGTAATGATCGACTGGACGACTGACTTCAGCAAACGGCCACACCTTAAAGTCGAAATGCAAATCCTGCGCGTATCCATGCTGCTGATTGCAGTATGGTACTTCGTCAGATTCATTTTCCAGTAAGCGGCAACAGAATCCGTGATCAGGACGCGCGGCGTGCAGACGATCCGCATCTTTGCCATCGCCCGCTGAATCAATCCGTCAGCTTGATCTTTTCCACTTGCAACACTTCCTTGCTTACGTTGTCATGCACATACACGACAATAGAGCAATGGGAGGCATTAAATGCAGTGTCCAAGGTGGATGTGAAATTCAGGTCAAACTTCTCTCCAACGAAGATTTGGTTGCCTTTCACCGGGTCGCCCCAAGTGCCGGTCGTGATCGATGACCGGAGCACGTGATTGTGAACGTAGTTGTCTTCGTGGCCAAAGGTATAATCTTCTTGCTTGGCGATAATGCTGTCTTCTGTAATGACTGCGACGATGTTGTGATTGGCATCTCCCGTGGTGAAGTACTCCAATTTGGTGTTCAGGTTGATCGTTCTATCTGAAGGATCGTAGACCGAGGCCAATTCTATTTTCATTTTAGGCTGCTCGGCGAGCACTGCACTGCAAAGCGCGCCCCAGTTGCTGTAACGGGTGACGGGCGAACCATTCCATTCCCTGCGGTTGACCAATCCAATGGGAAGTCCTTCAATGTCTGCATTGTAATACGTTCCCAACTCATTGCCCATCGGGGTCTTGAATTCCGTGGCATAGCCCAAGAAGGGTACGACGGCGGCAAAGCTGCCGGTATGAATGGCGATGACGATCAGATTGTCGCCATAGGTTGAGTCCAAAGAAACGGCCTTTTCATGTGCACGCGGGCAGTTGCCGCACATGTGACCCGTAAAGTCCTCGATCAGCACCTTGTTGGTGGATCCCGTGAAGCCATTGGGATCTACCTTTGGACCCTCGATGACATCACAAGCGCTGAAAATCGATGCAGCTACAAGCAAGGAAAACAAATACTTTGGAAACGTCTTCATATCAGCAAGTTATCAAAAAGATCCAGTAATTGCAACCGAGATACCATTGGAAGCAGGAACAACGCGACAAACGCCGCCTACGCACAAAACACCCGCCCGCTGACGACCGTAACCGATTTGGAACCGGTAATTGTTCCAATTCACGCCACCCAAGCCGCTGAAATAATGCAAGCGCTTGTTGACTTGCGCATTGCCGTAGTTGTATTCGTCGAATACCGCAATGAAAAAGTGCGGTGCAATGGTGTATTCGGCCAAGACCATCGCCCAGCTGCCAAACTCCTGCTTGGTATAGCAGTGCTGAAACTCCATGCGCAGGGTATGCTTCTTGCGCAGTTTGTAGCTCATGTCAAGCACCTGCACCTCGGCTGACACGTCGGTGGAGGAGTTAAAGCCAGTGAGCTGATGGAACAGCGATTGGTCGTAATCAAAGTGCAAATAACTCAGCGTCGCCTTGAACTTCGAACTGAATTTCTTGGTCAATTCGATGTTGATGTCCTGAAACAACACGCTGTCCATCAAAGGGAAAAACGGCGAGGTATAGCCATCGGACGGATCCAAAGTTGCGGTTTTGGACAAGGCATTGATGCGGGAGAAGTTCACCGACAGGTTCATGCCGTGCGCGCCGCCGAGCCAGGTGTCCTTTTTGAAATTGTAGGACAATTCCGCTTGCATGCCCCACTCACCCATGGGCTGCGTGGCCCAAGGAAACAAGGTTGGAAGCCGGTAGGAATGCTGCCGCGTCTGCGGAGGCAGAAAGTTCAGCGTCAAGTTGTTGAATGTCCCGTTCCGGTCTGAACGGAAGTCCATGTTGTCGATGCGCTTGACCTGCGCAGAAACGCCGAGCCCTTTACGGGCGTAGGAAGCCTGAACCAAAAGGCCGGTTCCATTCTTGTAAATCAGGTTGTTGACCGTACTTGGGTCATTGTATTTGTAGGCATACTCCCCGCTGAGGTTAAAACCGCTGCGGTTGATGCTCGCACGTCCCGCAAAGGCCGCGACATTTTCAGGAATGATTTGCACCGGATCCTCGTCCTTTTGGAAACGGCTGACGAAACTTCCGCCGATTTTGACCCTCGTTTTGGCGGTCATCAGGCTGTCAAAGCTGTCGTTGATCGACCATTCTGCATCAAATCCGCGCACGATGCCTTCGCTCAGGTTTTCCACCTTGTTGCTGTAGGCGTTGCGCTGCCGGCCGACCAAGCCGGTGAGATAAACGCCTTTGACGGGTTCGCTTTTGACCCTCACACCATCGAGCGAATTGTCGAATCCCAATCCCCAAGCTTCGTAGGCACGCAGCACCATGCCGCTCCCGAATTGCTCGTAGAAAGTTCCCGCAGTCACGTCAAACTTTTCATTGCGATAACGTGCGTAGCGATAGGGAATTCCGGCACCACGCTCACGCGTAAAACCCTGAAGCGTGGGATAATAGCTTTCAAAGCGCACGCCAGATTCAAATTTCCCGCGCGTGTACAGCAGGTTCATGAAGCTGTTGTTGCCGATTTTTTCGGGAAACTCCGGCGCACCAATCAGGCTGTCGGCCTTGTAGGTCTGCGCGTCGATTTCAAAGTTCCCGTGGATTTCACCGAGATCGACATGCTTTTGACCAAGGAGGTTACCCCCAAAAAGCATCAAGGCTGCAGCAGCAACCCTGAATGTGAGTTTTGACGTGATATTTTGGATCACTTGAGCAGTAGTTGATTCAATGAATAAGGATTCGAATTATTCCTTCGCGTCGATCTTGCCCGTTTCAGCAAGTTGCTTGACCAGTTCGCGAAGTTCCTCTTCGTCTCCTGGAGAATAGGAATTGTGTTGCCAGACAATTTCCTTGTTGGCGTTCAGCAGGAAGGTATGCGGAACGTTGTTGACGTTCATCGCACGCTTGAGATCACTGTTTTCGTCGATGTAAACTTCGTATTCCCAGCCGCGACCTTCGACAAATGGCGCTACTTTGGGGGCATTACGGGCATCGTCGATCGAGATGGCGATCACTTTGACGCCGGATTCCTCCACCCATTCGGCATACTCCTCATGAATCGTGTTCAATTCCAGAATGCAGGGCTTGCACCAGGTTGCCCAGAAACTGATGATGATCGGCTTGCCATCGTTGGCAAAATCGGCGGTAGATACCGTTTTGCCATCCAGGGCTTTGACTTTGATTTCAGGAAGCACTTGAACTTCATCTTGCGCAGCCAATTTGCCCACAAAGGCGGCCAACAATAGCGAGAGGAGGAAAAACTTCTTCATAGTTTCGAAATTAAGCTTTCTAACCGACTTACAAAAGCTGTGCCGCATTTTGGCATTTGCTCCTGCTTTTCCCGGTCGTCCAGCAAAACAAATGTAGGCGAAAGTGAAATGCAGTAACCTCGAAAACGGGAGATTGTCTCGCTTCTTACAAATTCGCAAAACGACATCCACCTAGGACCGATCACAAAATGCTGATTTACAGCATACAATACTGCTTTGGAATTATTTTCCGAACAGCGGATCCAAGGTTTCGGGAAGTTGATCGGGCTTCAAATCCTTGGCAATGATCTCGTGGTTGCTGTTCATGACAAACACCTCCGGCGTGATATCGATGTGGTATTTCTGGTAAAAATTGCTCTTGTACTGCGGATCCCAAACGTTGTGGAAGCCTTGAATTTTGTACTTGGCGATGAATTCCTTCCAAAGTTTCTCCTCACTGCCTGTACAAAGTGAATACACCTCGAGCCCCTTGGAATGGTAACGATCGTAGATCTTCTTCATTTTGGGCGTCTCTTCCTGACAATGCTCGCATTCGTAGTTCCAGACATAAAGAATCGTAACCGGCCCTTTGAGCCCATACAGGGATTCCTCCTTGCCTTGCGCATTGAGGCAGACGAGGTCTTGACCGATTTTGCCGATCAAACTTGGGCGCATTTCGTTGGCGTCCCTGCGAATCTCCTTCAGCTCCTCCGGCGTCGACCAAAAGGCCTGTTCATCGGTGAAATACTTGTCTACGACATGCACAAACACCGATTCCAAACCCATTTGCTTGGGCGTGCGGTACTCGATCGCCACCCAATTCACGAAAAATTTGAAGAATTCCTTGTTTCCACGGGCTTTTTCAATGACGATGTCGGCGTATTTGGTCAGCGAATCGTGTACCTGCGGCGTAATCTGTGTCATGTAGGTCTTGAGCTTGTTGATGATGATCGGCGAACGCAAAATCCGCATATCGTTCAGGGGCGTATTGTTCCAGAACTCGTTTCGGTAGTGGAAAATGCGGGCCTGCTCATCAAAACTTCCATCCGGCAAACGAATGTCCCTCAAATCCGGATTCTGCCCAGCCATTTTGAAAACGGTAAAAAAGGCATTCGGATGGTTGTCCTTGAAGCTCTTCAAATGGGCTTTCCGTTCGGCAATCAAGGTTTCGATCTGCTTCTGCAAGGCTGGGCGGTTGGGGTCATTGGCCGGCAAAGCATTAAACTGTTTGTCGACGGGCTGCAGTCTCGCCTGAAAATCCTGCTCAAACTGCAGGTTTTGATACAGCAATTGGTTGTCCAGGCTTCCGTCGACCTTGGCTGTGCGAATCGGGTCTGCGAGGTCGCTGCTGAATGTAAACGTCTGATCCTGATCCAACAAGAACTGGTACGCAAATGTGGAATTCACGGCAAGGAAGTAAATTCCGCCAGGAAGCGCCGTGTCCAACTTGATGTAGTAAACGCCATTGATCGGCTTGATCGAGTCCACCAAAAAATTGGTGCTGCCAATCGTTCCGATGATGCGGCCCATGGAATCGGGCGCATTCAAGATATTAAATGTCGCTTCAAAGGGTTCCCCCTTGGGAAGGGATGCCGATGAATCTGCACCGAGATTCGTTTCAGTGTCATTTGAGCCACCACAACCGGCAGTGAGCAATAAAATCGACAAAAAGAGGCATGCGGTCCAGCAAACACTTAACCTAAAGAGACTTCCATTCTTCATTGATCCAATCATTTTCCGGGCCAATGATACGAAAAGAAGGGCGAATTTTCACACGTGTCAGAGCAGCCAAAACATGATTCCGACGTTGGCGAAGGCCCCGAAACCGGGGCTATAGGCCTCCGTACCACGCACCGGAACCAAGATTCCAGCTTCCGCATTGACCTCGAGTTTCCAGATTTTGATTCCTGCGCCTACGCCCGCATCGGCAGCGAAGACGCTTTGGATCGTTTCTTCGTTGAAATTGCCGCGTTGCATCGTCATGCCTGCAAAAACATAAGGGCGGAGCAATTTCGCAACAAACCCATCGGCGTAGTAGCGCGCATCGGCCTTTAAAACAATCGCATTGGTGAGCAATCCGCGGTCGGTTCGAATGCGGTTATAGGCGATGTCACCAGAAACTGCCAAACGCGTGGGCCTAAAAATCACCCTGCCACCAAATCCAACAGGGGTTCCGATCACTGCCCCAACGGCCAGGGTTTTGTTTTTGTGCTTCTTTTTCTTCTTTCGTTTGTCGAAGAAGTCATAAGAATCGTTGCAGAAGCAGTTTCCTTCGGCGGTCAAGCCGGTAACTGCCAAGGCCTGTGAAGCAATCGGCTGCGCCTTCAAAATCCCGGCAAATGCCGACAGGAAGATCACAACGCTCAGTATAAGGGACTTTTTCATAGAATTCTCTTTTGATGCAAATGCCTTTCGGCAATTGTGCATGGATACGCCAGAAACCGCTCTCACGTTGTAAATCGGTAAGGTTTGCGGGAGGTTTGTCTGGACTTTCCAAAGGAAAAAGCTGCCAATGTGGCCTTATCGTTGGATTGTGATCGATTCAGCCCCCTTAAAATAAA
This genomic window from Bacteroidota bacterium contains:
- a CDS encoding penicillin acylase family protein, which produces MRYFVAVVGLVITLGLCWLLDGLHVKLAFGRVLDPFHGIWQNMEGEDFDLEAELPMEGLKDKVVIRYDSLHIPHIFAQNDHDLYFAQGYVTAKDRLWQMEFQTHAAAGRLSEIISNPTTLGMDRAKRRTGMLYAAERSVKAMEADPVAKLMVDAYAEGVNAWINSLCYENLPMEYKLLDYRPEPWTTLKSGLLLKLMAWDLTGRSEDFLVTNAVAVLGDSAYAALYPDLAPLTSPIVPKGTAWNIDTVKVQAPETFSPASRAPELMYPQPDAMNGSNNWVVAPSKTANGHPIVCNDPHLGLRLPSIWYEIQLSTPEHSVYGVSLPGSPAVIIGFNQNICWGVTNASRDVLDWYEIEFQDASRKTYKFDNQWLPTTQRLEVIHRRGDADYIDTVLYTQHGPVVYDHSYSDPDSAGPLNVAMRWAGHDSTNEIMTFYRLNRAKNHTEYRQALSTYACPGQNFVFAGKNGDIAITQQGRFPVKWTGQGQVVMDGSEKLHLWQAYIPFEQNPHALNPERGFLFSSNQHATDAAYPYHLYGSYDYTRNLRISSALEGMKGIKVEDMMKLQNDNYNELAAIGLPKLLGSLEVTKLSPSAKKGKELLEKWNFMNDYQLEAPSVFQAWGTRLYTMIWEDDLQKIGRKSEAPEMFNTLHWLLDSAGLAQVDDSRTAEIESLTALATKALNEAMLELDSFVEKEQVPYTWQNFNNVHLKHLTTQAALGYTRIPVGGNAGIVNANRKNNGASWRMVVEMGSEPVGYGVFPGGQSGNPGSPYYARSMNDWAAGRYHKLLFLKTADQTEAAVTFTQTLQPK
- a CDS encoding cytochrome c; this encodes MKRYTISFLIFCAWFYVFKMTPVRYSSSEITCGTVNSPERRTYILASEDARKGIIAFEANCARCHNSQLEKKGTGPALYGMSQRIPGGDWLYRWIRNPSKMITDGDPYAVKIWNENGKAAMDHFPNLADSTIDAIVAWIDGY
- a CDS encoding Omp28 family outer membrane lipoprotein gives rise to the protein MKTFPKYLFSLLVAASIFSACDVIEGPKVDPNGFTGSTNKVLIEDFTGHMCGNCPRAHEKAVSLDSTYGDNLIVIAIHTGSFAAVVPFLGYATEFKTPMGNELGTYYNADIEGLPIGLVNRREWNGSPVTRYSNWGALCSAVLAEQPKMKIELASVYDPSDRTINLNTKLEYFTTGDANHNIVAVITEDSIIAKQEDYTFGHEDNYVHNHVLRSSITTGTWGDPVKGNQIFVGEKFDLNFTSTLDTAFNASHCSIVVYVHDNVSKEVLQVEKIKLTD
- a CDS encoding TlpA family protein disulfide reductase — translated: MKKFFLLSLLLAAFVGKLAAQDEVQVLPEIKVKALDGKTVSTADFANDGKPIIISFWATWCKPCILELNTIHEEYAEWVEESGVKVIAISIDDARNAPKVAPFVEGRGWEYEVYIDENSDLKRAMNVNNVPHTFLLNANKEIVWQHNSYSPGDEEELRELVKQLAETGKIDAKE
- a CDS encoding TlpA family protein disulfide reductase, with the protein product MKNGSLFRLSVCWTACLFLSILLLTAGCGGSNDTETNLGADSSASLPKGEPFEATFNILNAPDSMGRIIGTIGSTNFLVDSIKPINGVYYIKLDTALPGGIYFLAVNSTFAYQFLLDQDQTFTFSSDLADPIRTAKVDGSLDNQLLYQNLQFEQDFQARLQPVDKQFNALPANDPNRPALQKQIETLIAERKAHLKSFKDNHPNAFFTVFKMAGQNPDLRDIRLPDGSFDEQARIFHYRNEFWNNTPLNDMRILRSPIIINKLKTYMTQITPQVHDSLTKYADIVIEKARGNKEFFKFFVNWVAIEYRTPKQMGLESVFVHVVDKYFTDEQAFWSTPEELKEIRRDANEMRPSLIGKIGQDLVCLNAQGKEESLYGLKGPVTILYVWNYECEHCQEETPKMKKIYDRYHSKGLEVYSLCTGSEEKLWKEFIAKYKIQGFHNVWDPQYKSNFYQKYHIDITPEVFVMNSNHEIIAKDLKPDQLPETLDPLFGK